From Lycium ferocissimum isolate CSIRO_LF1 chromosome 12, AGI_CSIRO_Lferr_CH_V1, whole genome shotgun sequence, one genomic window encodes:
- the LOC132039337 gene encoding uncharacterized protein LOC132039337: MKSKVSKQNIFMRILALPWKALTKARDCYVNKMTTYAMVNPRTLPKSYNRSVSSLSRSINNDSEDFRELVRAASARSMRDNNFDLNFLVQQHIRQQMPSRKLVTRSCSVGMARIDEENSCVLGEGEEDAMLKKDLKYPRSRSYGIMKKNNGVF, from the coding sequence ATGAAGAGCAAAGTGAGTAAACAGAACATATTCATGCGAATTCTTGCATTACCATGGAAAGCTTTAACAAAAGCAAGAGATTGTTACGTGAACAAAATGACAACTTACGCAATGGTGAATCCTCGAACGTTGCCAAAGAGTTATAATAGAAGTGTTAGCAGCTTATCGAGGTCTATTAATAATGACAGTGAAGATTTCAGAGAGTTAGTTAGAGCAGCATCTGCAAGAAGCATGAGGGATAATAATTTTGACTTGAATTTTCTTGTGCAACAACATATAAGGCAACAAATGCCATCGAGGAAATTAGTGACAAGGAGTTGTAGTGTGGGAATGGCAAGAATTGATGAAGAAAATTCTTGTGTTTTAGGAGAGGGTGAAGAAGATGCTATGTTGAAGAAAGATTTGAAGTATCCAAGAAGTAGAAGTTATGGgattatgaagaaaaataatggtGTCTTTTGA